One genomic segment of Prosthecobacter fusiformis includes these proteins:
- a CDS encoding cytochrome c biogenesis protein has protein sequence MKFFLFFIALMTGLVNAQQPVAESAPAPVATVTAALPNPALLRDKEVVALFQSLPVQEGGRVKPLDTYARFLLLRLHGKQSIKVDHPLLPDVKKLKAIEWLLLSWFRPDIARDLPLFVVDNSQAVGEIGVDPKDLRDRYSWNEIVKGKEELITRAQSYSEIDSADRTGVQRNVIDLARNFFDFDAVSDFLTAARTDWKKEVSGILPADAAQELTGSGNITVWDLAARLGPMIRDQKLQALGQETSNNILELFINTTLRPGKTLAFLPPDDEKNDTWMTVEQTITILMQGTLSEGDLRRSSAKDALYSASLKAETFKPAVKSFVEDVRAQAEKRGELKHVDREVSYYKTDYFTNALVWYLLGFLIAFIGLVAPQTQFSKWAGRIAWVTLILAVGYNIWGITQRCIINERPPIATLYETILFITASIATVGLILERITKQGIGLLVAGFIGALGMFLSNRFMALDAQDTMPTLEAVLITNFWLATHVTCINIGYAGAMMGSILSMFYVVYRVAWEDKKNAGWVAYLLVLPTLIFGIAYALGAMVVVFVMLQKFGGRPSTVDIRRILTRITYGIVCFGLLFSLVGTVLGGIWANDSWGRFWGWDPKENGALMIVLMGLIILHARMGGYIREVGLHACSLILGAITLFSWFGVNQLSIGLHSYGFTDGITLALNTGYSIKAVFVLACLCFWWQERAAKKARIA, from the coding sequence ATGAAATTTTTTCTATTCTTCATCGCACTGATGACCGGGCTTGTGAATGCCCAGCAGCCTGTTGCTGAGTCAGCTCCGGCTCCTGTCGCTACGGTCACTGCAGCACTGCCGAATCCTGCGTTACTGCGAGATAAAGAGGTCGTGGCGTTGTTCCAATCCCTGCCTGTGCAGGAAGGTGGGCGGGTGAAGCCGCTGGATACCTATGCCCGCTTCCTGCTTCTAAGGCTGCACGGCAAACAGAGTATCAAGGTGGATCATCCGCTGCTGCCCGATGTGAAGAAACTGAAGGCTATCGAGTGGCTGCTGCTCAGTTGGTTTCGCCCGGACATTGCCCGGGACTTGCCATTGTTCGTCGTGGACAATTCCCAAGCGGTTGGGGAGATCGGCGTGGATCCGAAGGATCTGCGGGATCGCTATTCCTGGAATGAAATTGTCAAAGGCAAAGAGGAGCTGATCACACGCGCTCAGTCTTACAGCGAGATCGATAGCGCAGACCGCACAGGCGTGCAGCGCAATGTCATCGACCTGGCGCGAAACTTTTTCGACTTTGATGCGGTCAGTGATTTTCTCACGGCTGCGCGCACTGACTGGAAAAAAGAAGTGTCTGGCATTCTGCCAGCGGATGCGGCCCAGGAACTGACTGGGAGCGGCAATATCACCGTTTGGGATCTGGCAGCAAGGTTGGGGCCGATGATTCGAGATCAAAAGCTCCAGGCGCTGGGCCAGGAGACGAGCAATAATATCTTGGAACTCTTCATCAATACCACGCTGCGTCCGGGTAAGACGCTGGCTTTTTTGCCGCCAGATGATGAAAAGAACGATACCTGGATGACGGTGGAACAGACCATCACCATTCTGATGCAGGGCACGCTTTCTGAAGGAGACCTGCGCCGTTCCAGTGCCAAGGACGCCTTGTATAGCGCCAGCCTGAAAGCGGAAACATTCAAGCCAGCGGTTAAGAGCTTTGTGGAAGACGTCCGTGCCCAGGCTGAGAAACGTGGTGAACTGAAGCATGTGGACCGTGAGGTCAGCTATTACAAAACGGATTACTTCACGAACGCGCTTGTTTGGTATCTGCTGGGATTTTTGATCGCCTTTATCGGCTTGGTGGCTCCTCAGACCCAGTTTTCTAAATGGGCAGGCCGGATTGCCTGGGTGACGCTGATCCTGGCCGTAGGGTATAACATCTGGGGGATCACTCAGCGCTGCATCATCAATGAGCGGCCACCCATTGCCACGCTGTATGAGACCATTCTGTTCATCACGGCATCCATTGCCACGGTTGGGCTGATCCTTGAGAGGATCACCAAGCAGGGGATCGGGCTGCTAGTGGCCGGGTTTATTGGGGCTTTAGGGATGTTTTTGTCCAACCGCTTCATGGCCCTGGATGCACAGGATACCATGCCCACGCTAGAGGCGGTGCTGATCACCAATTTCTGGCTGGCCACTCACGTGACTTGTATCAATATTGGTTATGCCGGAGCCATGATGGGCTCCATTCTGTCGATGTTTTATGTGGTGTATCGTGTGGCCTGGGAAGATAAGAAAAACGCAGGGTGGGTGGCCTACTTGCTGGTGCTACCGACGCTGATTTTTGGTATTGCTTATGCTCTTGGGGCAATGGTGGTGGTGTTCGTGATGTTGCAAAAATTTGGAGGCCGTCCTTCAACGGTGGACATCCGGCGGATACTCACTCGCATCACCTATGGCATTGTTTGCTTTGGGCTACTCTTCTCCCTTGTCGGGACAGTATTGGGCGGCATTTGGGCCAATGATAGTTGGGGCCGTTTCTGGGGATGGGACCCCAAGGAAAATGGGGCTCTCATGATCGTGCTCATGGGCTTGATTATTTTGCATGCTCGTATGGGCGGTTATATCCGCGAAGTGGGTCTGCATGCTTGTTCGCTCATTCTCGGTGCCATCACTTTGTTTAGCTGGTTCGGGGTGAACCAACTCAGCATCGGTCTGCACAGCTATGGCTTCACGGACGGCATTACTCTTGCCTTGAACACAGGCTACAGCATCAAGGCTGTGTTTGTCCTGGCTTGCCTCTGCTTCTGGTGGCAGGAGCGCGCTGCCAAAAAAGCCCGAATTGCCTAA
- a CDS encoding cytochrome c biogenesis protein ResB produces the protein MSEKNKSLPVRLFDLLSSFGLAVIILSFLLLITFLGTLAQKDMGLLDSQRLYFDSWGLIHDFKIYGVVLPVPLPGGGLLMVLLFFNMLCGAVIRIRKGWRTVGVLISHLAIMFMLVAGFVSFLYKTEGAMPLFEGQASDQYQSYHERIIEVRRFDASGKGDETAMVIPMNHFADLSPGKARDFFAKDMPFEIQVTGYQRNANIVQAGEEESGVIDGYRIQAVKHAKEDEANVSAVEILVKSPGAPQKAILWEGAFAPYTVKAGDSLYTIALARMKWKLPFAIRLEDFQRELHPGTMKAKKYTSHITKITNGKEDPMVVTMNVPVRDQGYVVYQASFSSGANGEQSVFTVASNPSDQWPLWSCVAVAAGLLIHFVMHFIRFLNRALKPKAA, from the coding sequence ATGTCTGAAAAAAACAAAAGTCTCCCCGTACGCCTTTTTGACTTGCTGTCATCTTTTGGTCTGGCGGTCATTATTCTCAGTTTCCTGCTGCTCATCACCTTTTTGGGTACATTGGCCCAGAAAGATATGGGGCTGCTGGACAGCCAGCGCCTTTATTTTGATTCATGGGGGCTGATCCACGACTTTAAGATTTATGGTGTGGTCCTGCCTGTTCCACTGCCAGGTGGCGGGCTGCTGATGGTGCTGCTTTTTTTCAACATGCTCTGTGGGGCAGTCATCCGCATCCGCAAGGGATGGCGCACCGTCGGGGTGCTGATATCCCACTTGGCCATTATGTTCATGCTGGTGGCTGGATTTGTGAGCTTCCTCTACAAGACCGAAGGGGCGATGCCCCTGTTTGAAGGTCAGGCCAGCGACCAGTATCAGAGCTATCATGAGCGCATCATTGAAGTGCGCCGTTTTGATGCGTCAGGTAAAGGCGATGAGACGGCAATGGTTATTCCGATGAATCACTTTGCGGACCTGTCTCCGGGCAAAGCACGTGATTTCTTTGCCAAGGATATGCCTTTTGAAATTCAGGTCACCGGCTATCAGCGCAATGCTAACATCGTGCAGGCTGGTGAAGAAGAATCCGGGGTGATTGATGGCTATAGGATTCAAGCTGTCAAACACGCGAAGGAAGATGAAGCCAACGTTTCCGCTGTGGAAATCCTGGTGAAAAGCCCTGGTGCACCACAGAAGGCCATTCTCTGGGAGGGGGCTTTTGCGCCTTATACAGTGAAGGCAGGAGACAGCCTTTACACCATTGCTCTCGCACGGATGAAATGGAAGCTGCCGTTTGCCATCCGGTTAGAGGATTTCCAGCGTGAACTGCATCCGGGGACGATGAAAGCCAAGAAATATACGAGCCACATTACCAAGATCACCAATGGCAAGGAAGATCCGATGGTGGTGACGATGAACGTGCCTGTGCGTGACCAGGGCTATGTGGTGTATCAGGCCAGCTTTAGCAGTGGCGCCAATGGGGAGCAGTCTGTCTTTACGGTGGCTAGCAATCCTTCAGACCAATGGCCTTTGTGGAGCTGCGTTGCCGTGGCTGCCGGGCTGTTGATCCATTTTGTCATGCATTTCATCCGCTTCCTTAACCGTGCGCTCAAGCCGAAGGCTGCCTAA
- a CDS encoding ThuA domain-containing protein, translating to MKKLIVPLFTLALAAGLFFAQAADADVKPLRILVVAGGCCHDYEKQQSILKEGIESRLNAVVDVAFNPDKTTKATFEIYKAKDWAKDFDVIIHDECSADVTDPAYVANILDAHKAGVPALNLHCAMHSYRWGNFKEPVAAGGDNAGWYEFIGLQSTGHGPQSPIDITFTDASHPITKGLENWTTINEELYNNLQMLGAKPLASGRQMQMPRVKKGEKADPNAKATEANAVVAWTNEYGEKKTRVFSTTIGHNNDTVADARYMSLITRALLWTTGKLAEDGTPAAGYVK from the coding sequence ATGAAGAAACTCATTGTTCCCCTTTTTACACTCGCACTGGCTGCGGGTCTGTTCTTTGCCCAGGCGGCAGATGCTGATGTCAAACCGCTGCGTATCTTGGTCGTCGCCGGTGGGTGCTGCCATGATTATGAGAAGCAGCAGTCTATCCTGAAGGAAGGGATTGAGTCCCGGTTGAATGCCGTGGTGGATGTGGCTTTCAATCCTGACAAGACAACCAAGGCGACTTTTGAAATCTATAAAGCGAAGGATTGGGCGAAGGACTTTGATGTGATCATTCACGATGAATGCTCGGCTGATGTCACCGATCCTGCGTATGTGGCCAACATCCTGGATGCGCATAAGGCGGGCGTGCCAGCGCTGAATCTGCACTGCGCCATGCACAGCTACCGCTGGGGTAATTTCAAGGAGCCTGTCGCCGCCGGTGGTGACAATGCGGGCTGGTATGAATTTATTGGTCTTCAGTCCACGGGCCATGGTCCACAGTCGCCGATTGACATCACATTCACGGATGCGTCCCACCCGATCACGAAGGGCCTGGAAAACTGGACGACGATCAATGAGGAACTGTATAACAATCTCCAAATGCTGGGTGCAAAGCCGCTGGCCAGCGGCCGCCAAATGCAAATGCCCCGTGTGAAGAAGGGTGAGAAAGCTGATCCTAATGCCAAGGCGACGGAAGCGAATGCTGTCGTAGCCTGGACGAATGAATACGGTGAGAAAAAGACGCGTGTTTTTAGCACCACGATCGGCCACAATAACGACACAGTGGCGGATGCTCGTTACATGAGTTTGATCACGCGGGCACTGCTTTGGACGACGGGCAAGCTGGCAGAAGACGGCACCCCGGCTGCCGGTTATGTAAAGTGA
- a CDS encoding c-type cytochrome domain-containing protein, which produces MRFRSSFLCFLALASIAGAADSPPAADPALKAVVDKVNATGASLMPVAADGKAYRFTALNVAKDFGDDGLAALAPAADKITSVDLARTKVTDAGLAAIGQMKNLKELHLENTGITDAGLDHLKGLASLEYLNLYNTKVTDAGAQKLAGLTKLKALYLWQTGVTKAGVAQLKGKLPGAQINTGWTAEDDAKPVAIASAPVVAEAAAGAAATEAAAPVAAGKLDAAVAAKAVLYKDVIAPILEAKCVSCHGAEKKKGKLQLHDFASIMKGGSEGDVNVVPGKPDDSLLISRIKLPEDDDDHMPPSDEPQVTKEELALLKWWIASGASDTVTVAAAKPTPEVEPALAVVLGKAAPAAKPAPVAEAAPAPAAAPAAVTGKLDPAIAAKAVIYKDVIAPIMEAKCTSCHGAEKKKGKLQLHDFASIMKGGSEGDVNVVPGKPDESLLLARIKLPEDDDDHMPPTDEPQVSKEELALLKWWIESGASDTATVASMKTTPDVESALAAVLGGGAPKVTAKVTKEEKPKAKPLTDAEKKQVAEITAKIQALNASLMPLAQDTEQLRLSVINATDKFGDAELALLEPIAAQIVWVDLARSKVTDKAADTLAKMTALERLHLENTKVSDTGLAKLAVLQNLEYLNLYGTKTTDAGIAKLANAKGLKKLFVWQTGVTKAGATALEGQLPGLKVNVGLSEAEIAQLTAPPPAPPPAPEMKKEEPKADAKKDKPKAEPKKEAAKPTAKKPAAADKADTPPAAKPKAPPTKAD; this is translated from the coding sequence ATGCGATTCCGTTCTTCATTCCTTTGCTTTCTGGCCCTGGCTTCCATCGCCGGTGCTGCCGATTCACCCCCAGCGGCGGATCCGGCGCTCAAAGCTGTCGTGGACAAGGTGAATGCGACGGGCGCATCGCTGATGCCTGTGGCGGCGGATGGGAAGGCTTATCGGTTTACGGCGCTGAACGTGGCCAAGGACTTTGGCGATGACGGTCTGGCTGCACTGGCACCGGCGGCTGATAAGATCACCTCAGTGGATCTGGCCCGTACAAAAGTGACGGATGCGGGGCTGGCTGCCATTGGCCAGATGAAGAACCTGAAGGAACTGCATCTGGAAAACACGGGTATTACGGATGCGGGGCTGGATCACCTGAAGGGATTGGCTTCGCTGGAATACCTCAATTTATACAATACGAAGGTGACGGATGCCGGCGCGCAGAAGCTGGCTGGGCTGACGAAACTGAAGGCACTGTACCTGTGGCAAACAGGAGTGACCAAGGCCGGTGTGGCGCAGCTCAAGGGAAAGCTGCCTGGTGCGCAGATCAATACAGGATGGACGGCGGAAGATGATGCGAAGCCGGTGGCTATCGCCAGTGCACCTGTGGTGGCTGAGGCAGCTGCAGGTGCGGCTGCTACGGAGGCTGCGGCACCGGTTGCGGCTGGCAAACTGGATGCTGCGGTGGCTGCCAAGGCAGTGCTTTATAAGGATGTCATCGCGCCGATTTTGGAAGCGAAGTGTGTGAGCTGCCATGGCGCTGAAAAGAAGAAAGGGAAGCTTCAGCTTCATGACTTTGCTTCCATCATGAAAGGTGGCAGCGAAGGGGATGTGAATGTGGTGCCGGGCAAGCCGGACGACAGCCTGCTGATTTCCCGCATCAAGCTGCCGGAAGATGACGATGACCACATGCCACCAAGTGATGAGCCGCAGGTGACGAAGGAAGAGTTGGCGCTGCTGAAATGGTGGATCGCCAGCGGAGCGTCCGATACGGTGACGGTGGCAGCGGCAAAGCCGACGCCTGAAGTGGAACCGGCGCTGGCTGTGGTGCTGGGCAAAGCTGCACCTGCCGCGAAGCCTGCCCCTGTTGCCGAGGCGGCCCCGGCTCCGGCAGCCGCGCCTGCTGCGGTGACGGGCAAGCTGGATCCTGCAATCGCTGCCAAAGCGGTCATTTATAAGGATGTCATCGCCCCGATCATGGAAGCGAAGTGCACGAGCTGCCACGGTGCGGAGAAGAAGAAAGGGAAGCTTCAGCTTCATGACTTCGCTTCCATCATGAAGGGCGGCAGTGAAGGGGATGTGAATGTGGTGCCGGGCAAGCCGGACGAGAGCCTCCTGCTGGCGCGCATCAAGCTGCCGGAAGATGACGATGACCACATGCCACCGACCGATGAACCGCAGGTGAGCAAAGAAGAGCTGGCACTGCTGAAGTGGTGGATCGAAAGCGGTGCATCTGATACGGCGACGGTGGCCTCTATGAAAACCACGCCGGACGTGGAATCCGCGCTGGCTGCGGTGCTGGGTGGTGGTGCACCCAAGGTGACGGCGAAAGTGACCAAGGAAGAAAAACCGAAGGCCAAACCGCTGACAGATGCTGAAAAGAAGCAGGTGGCTGAAATCACCGCCAAGATCCAGGCGCTGAACGCCTCCCTGATGCCGCTGGCCCAGGATACGGAGCAACTGCGTCTGAGTGTGATCAATGCGACGGACAAGTTCGGTGATGCGGAACTGGCGCTGCTGGAGCCGATTGCGGCGCAGATTGTCTGGGTGGATCTGGCCCGGAGCAAGGTGACGGATAAGGCAGCGGATACTCTGGCCAAAATGACGGCGCTGGAGCGTCTGCACCTGGAAAATACCAAGGTGTCCGACACTGGGCTGGCGAAGCTGGCCGTGCTGCAGAATCTGGAATACCTGAATCTGTACGGGACTAAAACCACGGATGCTGGTATTGCCAAACTGGCGAATGCTAAAGGTCTGAAGAAGCTTTTTGTCTGGCAGACGGGTGTGACCAAGGCTGGTGCGACGGCGTTGGAGGGCCAGCTCCCCGGATTAAAAGTCAATGTGGGACTGAGCGAGGCTGAGATCGCACAGCTCACGGCGCCACCTCCGGCACCACCGCCAGCGCCGGAAATGAAAAAGGAAGAGCCGAAGGCCGATGCCAAGAAGGACAAGCCGAAGGCCGAACCGAAAAAAGAGGCTGCAAAGCCTACAGCCAAGAAACCTGCGGCAGCGGACAAGGCGGACACCCCGCCCGCCGCCAAGCCCAAAGCCCCACCGACCAAAGCCGATTGA
- a CDS encoding MBL fold metallo-hydrolase produces MNIPLEDLFNDVISKAQRGLGYSNETLADQVGVSAAAVEATKEGATDASILMKLAAGLGLHGPSLAEMSDHAWYPEPVEMEGLAQFNTPYHDMTVNAYLVWDPATKDAAVFDTGASAKPIMDQIQTLGLNLRYLFLTHTHPDHVADIDTVQAPVILISELEPHPAAESFTPGTQWKLGGLTISSRTTCGHSKGGTTYVVEGLAKPVAIVGDAIFASSMGGGAVSFADALATNRSQIFTLADETVICPGHGPMTTVGEEKRHNPFYPEFK; encoded by the coding sequence ATGAACATTCCACTCGAAGATCTATTCAATGATGTCATCAGCAAGGCTCAGCGCGGTCTGGGGTATAGCAATGAAACGCTGGCAGACCAGGTGGGCGTGAGTGCTGCGGCGGTGGAAGCGACGAAGGAAGGGGCGACGGATGCTTCAATTCTGATGAAGCTGGCTGCGGGACTGGGGCTGCATGGGCCTTCGCTGGCTGAGATGTCGGATCATGCCTGGTATCCTGAGCCGGTGGAAATGGAGGGGCTGGCCCAGTTCAATACACCTTATCATGATATGACGGTGAATGCTTACCTGGTGTGGGATCCGGCAACGAAGGATGCGGCGGTTTTTGATACGGGAGCGAGTGCGAAGCCGATCATGGATCAAATCCAGACTTTGGGTTTAAACCTGCGCTATTTGTTCCTCACCCATACGCATCCTGACCATGTGGCTGACATCGATACTGTTCAGGCTCCGGTGATACTCATCAGCGAGCTGGAGCCGCATCCTGCTGCGGAATCTTTTACCCCTGGTACACAATGGAAACTGGGTGGGCTGACGATCAGCTCCCGTACGACCTGCGGGCATTCCAAAGGGGGGACGACGTATGTTGTGGAAGGTCTGGCCAAACCTGTGGCCATCGTGGGCGATGCTATTTTTGCGAGTTCCATGGGCGGTGGAGCAGTGTCTTTTGCGGATGCTTTGGCGACCAACCGTTCACAGATTTTCACTCTGGCGGATGAAACGGTGATCTGCCCAGGTCATGGTCCGATGACGACGGTGGGCGAGGAGAAGCGGCACAATCCGTTTTATCCTGAATTTAAGTGA